CTCGACGCGCGCATCGAGCCCGCGTTGCCCGAACGACAGCCGCCTCGTACCGATCTGCGTTTTCAGCGCATCGGCATCGGCCCTGTCGCCGTGTTCGGTGCAAGCAATTTTCCGCTCGCGTTTTCCGTCGCGGGCGGCGATACGGCGGCGGCACTTGCAGCCGGTTGTCCCGTCGTCGTGAAGGCGCATCCCGCGCATCCCGGCACGTCGGAACTCGTGGGCCGCGCGATTCAGGAAGCCGTGCGGCACGCGCAGTTGCCCGAAGGCGTGTTCTCGATGCTGTTCGACGCGAGCTACGAAGTCGGCGCAGCGCTCGTCGCGCATCCGGCGATCAAGGCTGTTGGCTTCACGGGTTCACGTACAGGCGGACGCGCGCTGATGGCGATCGCCGCCGCGCGCGCCGAGCCGATTCCCGTCTACGCGGAAATGAGCAGCGTGAATCCGAATCTGCTGATGCCCGCTGCACTCGACGCACGCGCCGAGTCGCTCGCGCGCGATTTCGTCGTGTCGACGACGCTGGGCTGCGGCCAGTTCTGCACGAATCCGGGTTTGATGCTCGGCATCGCGGGCGAAGGTTTCGAGCGCTTCGCTGCAACGGCCGCGCAGACGCTGTCAGAAGCGTCGGCGGGCGTCATGCTGACGGGCGGCATTCTGCGCACTTACGAGTCGGGCATCGAACGGTTCGCATCGAATCCTGCTGTGACGACGCTGGCGCGCGGGAAGGCGCCCGAAGCGGGGAGCCGTCGCGCGCAAGCCGCGCTGTTTCGCGTGAGCGCGCAGAGCCTGCTCGCCGATCACACGCTCGCCGATGAAGTATTCGGTCCTTGCAGCGTGCTCGTCGAATGCGCAAACGCAGACGAGTTGCGCACGGTGCTGAACCGGATCGAAGGCCAGTTGACGATCACGCTGCATCTCGACGACGCCGATCAGCAAGCCGCGCAGTCGTTGCTGCCGATACTCGAACGCAAGGCAGGCCGCATTCTCGCGAACGGCTTTCCGACGGGCGTCGAAGTGTGCGACGCGATGGTTCACGGCGGCCCGTTCCCGGCGACTTCAGATGGCCGCAGCACGTCGGTCGGCACGGCAGCTATCGAGCGCTTCATGCGGCCCGTGTGCTACCAGAACCTGCCCGCCGCGCTCGTGCCTGAAGCATTGCGCGACGCGAATCCGCTCGGCGTGCATCGGCGTGTCGCGGGACGTTACGAAGGCTGATTTGCGGGGACGCCGGCCGTTAAAACGAAACACAGCCGGCGCATAACGACAGACATTGGAGACATTGCAATGACCACACCCTACGCCAGCGCGCAGCAGGCCACGCCCGTGGCCGATGCGGGCACAGGCGCGGCACAGGCCGACGAACAGCGGATCATGAATCTGCTGGTTCGACGGCTGATTCCCTTTCTCGCGCTGATTTACGTCGTCGCGTATATCGACCGCTCGGTGGTCGGCTTCGCGAAGCTGCACATGAACGCAGCTGTCGGCATCAGCGACGCCGCATATGGCCTCGGCGCGGGCCTCTTCTTCATCGGCTACTTCCTGTGCGAAGTGCCGAGCAATCTCGCGCTAGAACGCTTCGGCGCGCGCGTGTGGTTCGCGCGCATTCTGGCGACGTGGGGCGTCATCACGATAGCGATGGCGCTCGTGAACGGACCGACGAGCTTCTACGTGCTGCGCTTTCTGCTCGGCGCAGCGGAAGCGGGTCTGTATCCGGGCATTCTGTACTTCCTCACGAAGTGGTTTCCGATGCGGCATCGCGCGCGCATCATCGGCTTGCTGGTGCTCGCGCAACCGCTCGCCGGGATTCTGACGGGACCGATCGCGGGCTTCGTGCTGTCGACGCATGGCGTGTTCGGCCTGTCGAACTGGCAGACGCTGTTCGTGCTGAGCGGCTTGCCGGCGGTGCTGCTGTGCGTGCCGACGCTGCGTCTGCTGCCCGAGTCGCCCGTTAATGCAAAGTGGCTTCCTGCGGCGGATCGCGCGTGGATCGAACGCGAACTCGCAGCGGATAGCGCGTCATACGGCCTGAAGTCGCACGGCAATCCGCTCGCGGCGCTGAAGGACAAACGCGTGCTGCTGCTCGCGCTGCTGTTCCTGCCGTTTCCGTTGAGCATCTACGGACTCTCGCTGTGGCTGCCGACGATCATCAAGGCCTTCGGTGTCAGCGACGCAACGACGGGCTTGCTGTCCGCCGTGCCTTATCTGTTCGCAGTCGTCGGGCTGTGTGTCGTGCCGCGTCATTCGGATCGGAAGCGCGAACGATACTGGCATATCGTTGTCGTGTCGGGTTTCGCGGCGATTACGATGGCGTTGAGCGCATGGGCACCTTCGCCCGCGCTGCAATTCCTGTTCATCTGCCTGACGGCGTTTTCGCTGTATTCGATTCAGGCGGTGGTGTGGGCGCTGCCGGGGCAATTCCTGACGGGCGCGCGCGCCGCCGTCGGCATCGCGACGATCAATTCGCTCGCGAATCTCGGCGGCTACGTGGGGCCGTACGGCATCGGTCTCATCAAGGACGCAACGGGCAGTCTCGCCGCCGGCCTCTATTTCCTGTCCGCGACGCTGCTGTTCGCCGTCGTGATTACGTTCGTCGTGCGGGCGTCGCTGCCCGAACCGAAGGCGACTGCGCGCTGATGCGCGCCGTACATTCAACTCATTTCTAGCGGAACATACGCCATGACCTCGCAAACCACTCCCCGCTATCGCGGCATCTTCCCCGTGGTCCCGACCACCTTCACCGAAACGGGCGCGCTCGATCTGGAGAGCCAGAAGCGCGTGGTCGATTTCATGATCGACGCGGGCTCGGACGGCCTGTGCATTCTCGCGAACTTCTCCGAGCAGTTCGCCCTCTCCGACGACGAACGCGAAACGCTCACACGCACGATGCTCGAACACGTCGCGGGCCGTGTGCCCGTCATCGTGACGACGAGCCACTACAGCAGCGCCGTGTGCACCGAACGCAGCCGCCGCGCGCAGGATCAAGGCGCATCGATGGTGATGGTGATGCCGCCGTATCACGGCGCGACGTTCCGCGTGCCAGAGACGCAGATCTACGAGTTCTACGCGCGGCTGTCGGATGGCATCGACATCCCCGTCATGATTCAGGATGCGCCCGCGAGCGGCACGGTGCTGTCGGCGGCCTTCCTTGCACGCATGGCGCGTGAGATCGAGCAGGTGTCGTACTTCAAGATCGAAACGCCGGGCGCGGCCGCCAAGCTGCGCGAACTGATCCGTCTGGGCGGCGAAGCAGTCGAAGGTCCGTGGGACGGCGAAGAAGCGATCACGCTGTTCGCAGACCTCAACGCAGGCGCGACGGGTTCGATGACGGGCGGCGGCTATCCCGACGGCATTCGCCCGATTCTCGAGTTCTTCCGCGAAGGCAAGCGCGACGAAGCGTTTGCGCACTATCAGCGCTGGCTGCCGCTGATCAATCACGAGAACCGTCAGACGGGTCTGCTCGCCGCGAAGGCGCTGATGAAAGAAGGCGGCGTGATCGCGTGCGAAAGCCCGCGCCATCCGCTGCCGCCGATGCATCCCGACACGCGCGCCGAACTGATCGACATCGCGCGCAAGCTCGATCCGCTGGTGCTGCGTTGGGGCAAGTGAAGTCGTAGTGCAAATGCGCGTCGGCATCGGAAAAGCCGACGCGCAACACTCCAGCCAGCATCGAGTCGGACCACACAGAGTTCACAGCAGGCAACGAAAGGAGGAGACAGAATGGATGACAAGCTCACGGCAACAGGCGCGTCGGCGGCAGGCACGACGCGCATGAATTTTCGCTGGCACGTGCTGATCTGGCTGCTGCTCGGCGGGATCATCAACTACATGGACCGCGCGAGTCTTTCGATCGCGGCGCCCGGCATGATTCAGGATCTCGGTCTCACGCGCACGCAGATCGGCCTGCTCGGCACCGTGTTCGCGTGGACGTATGCGGTGATGCAACTGCCCGCAGGCTGGATCATCGACCGCTTCGGCGCGAAGAAAGCGTATGCGATCGGGATGATCTGGTGGAGCGTCGCGACGTGGCTGACGGGCGTGGTCGGCTCGATTTCCGGGCTGATCGTGATGCGCGTGCTGCTTGCCGTGGGCGAAGCGCCGTGCTGGCCGACGTCCGCGAAGATCACGGCAGCGTGGTTTCCGGGCAAGGAACGCGGCTTCGCGACGGGCGTCTGGGATTCGTCGTCGAAGTGGGGCCCGGCGCTCGCGCCCGCCTTGCTCGTCGCGCTGATGATCGCGTTCGGCTGGCGCTCGCTGTTTCATGTGACGGGCGCGTTCGGCATCGCGTTCGCCATTCTGTTTCTGTTCCTCTATCGCAATCCGGCGCAGAGCAAGCGCCTGTCGCGCGAAGAGTTCGCGTATATCGAGGCGGGCGGCGGCGGACATGAGCATTCGCTTGCGACGTCGTCGATCAAATGGCGCTCGCTGTTCGGGCATCGCAGCGTGTGGGGCATGATTCTCGGCTACTTCTGCGCGATCTGGCTGTGGAATCTGTTCCTCGTGTTCCTGCCGCTGTATCTGCTCGACCGGTTTCATATCTCGCTCGCGCAGCTTGGCGTGTACGCGAGTATTCCGTGGTTTGGCGGCGCGTTGGGCGAAATCCTGGCGGGCTGGGTCGCGACGAAACTGGTCGATCGCGGTGTGGCGTCGGCGATGGGGGCTAAGCGCGTCATCATCGTGTGCTGCTCGCTCGGTGCTGCCGTTTGCGCGATTGCACTGCCGTTCACGCAGTCGATCGTGATGACGATTGTGCTGATGACTGTCGGGCTTGCGTTTATCGCTGCGACGATTGGTAATGCGTGGGCGCTTGCTGCGGATATCGCGCCGTCTTCGATGGTCGCTTCCGTTAGCTCAATTCAGAATTTTGGTGGGTATTTTGGTGGGGCGTTTTCGCCGGTTGCCGCCGGGTTTATTGTCGATCGGACGGGGTCTTATTCGCTTGCGTTCGTGATTGGTGGGGCGATTGCGGGTTGTGCTGCCGTGTTTTACTGGTTTATGGCGCGGAGGCCGATTAACTGATTCAATGTTTGTGGGCTTTTTGCTGCGCTGGCATCCGCGATTTCGTATCGGTTTGCTAGCGTTGCCCCTGTGCGGGGCGGCACCTACTTTTCTTTGCAGCGGCAAAGAAAAGTAGGCAAAAGAAAGCCGCTTCAAACCTCCGGTGCCTGCCTGGATAGCGCTGCGGCGTGCCGCAGTTGAGCTGTCGCGCAGCAACGTCCGCACTCTGTAGAAAGCCCGCAGTCAACCGCGCACAGTGCGAAAACCCACACACAGTTGGGAGCGCATAACGCCGCAATCAGACCGACGGCAAACGCGCAAAAACAAGCCGACCGAATGTGCCCCAGATGGATGTCATCTTTCGCGCCGCGCGCGCCTGACTGCGGGCTTTCTACGGAGTGTTTGCGTTGCTGCGCGACCGCTCAAAGACCGTGTACCGTGGCGTTATGGTGGCGGGCACCGGAGGTTTGAAGCGGCTTTCTTTTGCCTACTTTTCTTTGCCGCTGCAAAGAAAAGTAGGTGCCGCCCCGCACAGGGGCAACGCTAGCAAACCGATACGAAATCGCGGATGCCAGCCAAAAGCAAAAAGCAAAAAGCAAAGAATGGCGACTGGCGTCGCAGACAAAAAAACCTTAAACCCCTGGCACCCGAATCCACCCTTCCATGAGTACGCGCGCACTCCGACTCATAACAGCCTTCCTAACAACCCACTCACCATCGACCAAAGCGGCCTCAGCCCCGACTCGCAGAGTCCCAGAAGGATGCCCGAAGCGCACAGCTTCGCGCTCCCCACCACCAGCGGCAAGATTCACTAAAGTCCCAGGAATAGCCGCAGCAGTCCCAATAGCCACAGCAGCCGTCCCCATCATGGCATGATGAAGTTTCCCCATAGACATAGCCCGCACAAGCAAATCAACATCACCGCCAGAAACAGCCTTGCCGCTAGAAGCAACATAACCAGCCGGCGCAGCAACGAAGGCAATCTTCGGCGTATGCTGCCGAGTCGCAATCTCATCGAGATGCTTGATCAGACCCATGCGCATCGCACCATGCGCACGAATGGTCTCGAACTTCTTCAGCGCCGCGTCATCGCCATTGATCGCATCCTGCAACTCGGTACCCGTATATCCAATCGCGTCAGCATTGACGAAGATAGTCGGAATGCCCGCATTGATCATCGTCGCCTTCAACGTGCCGACGCCAGGCACTTCGAGATCGTCGACCAGATTCCCCGTCGGGAACATCGAACCGCCCGCACCTTCTTCCTCGGCAGCAGGATCCATGAACTCGAGCTGCACTTCGGCAGCAGGAAACGTCACGCCGTCGAGTTCGAAATCGCCCGTTTCCTGCACCGCGCCGTTGGTCATCGGCACATGCGCAATGATCGTCTTGCCGATATTCGCCTGCCAGATACGCACGATAGCCACGCCATTGTCCGGCACGCGCTCCGGGTCCACTAGCCCACCGCTGATCGCAAACGGCCCCACCGCCGCCGACAGATTCCCGCAATTGCCGCTCCAGTCGACGAACGGCTTGTCGATCGATACCTGACCGAACAGATAATCCACATCGTGATCGGGCCGGCTGCTCTTCGCGACGATCACCGTCTTGCTTGTGCTCGACGTCGCGCCGCCCATCCCGTCGATCTGCTTGCCGTACGGGTCCGGGCTGCCGATCACGCGCAGCAGCAACGCATCGCGTGCCGCGCCGGGCACTTGCGCTGCTTCGGGCAAGTCCTTCAGGCGGAAGAACACGCCTTTGCTGGTGCCGCCGCGCATGTAGGTCGCGGGAATCTTGATCTGTGGTGCGTGTGCCATGTGTCGTGATCCTGATGTGAGTAGGGCGGCACGTTGCGCGCCGCCCGCAAGGAATACAAGTGAAGCGTTCGGCCTTACGCCGCAGCCTTCGACGATTCCAGGAAGTCTTGCGCAAAGCGCTGCAGCACGCCGCCCGCTTCGTAGATCGAGACTTCTTCTGCCGTGTCGAGGCGGCACGTAACAGGCACGTCGACCCGCTCACCGTTCTTTCGATGAATCACGAGCGTCAGGTCCGCACGCGGCTTGCGTTCGCCGATCACGTCGTACGTCTCCGTTCCGTCGATCCCCAGCGCAAGCCGGTTCACGCCCGGCTTGAATTCGAGCGGCAGCACGCCCATGCCGATCAGATTCGTGCGGTGAATGCGCTCGAATCCCTCTGCCACGATCGCTTCGACACCCGCGAGACGCACGCCCTTCGCGGCCCAATCGCGCGACGAACCCTGGCCGTAGTCGGCACCCGCGACGATGATCAGCGGCTGCTTGCGGTCCATATACGTTTCGATCGCTTCCCACATGCGCGTGACCTTGCCTTCCGGCTCGATGCGCGCAAGCGACCCCTTCTTCAACTGACCGTCGACAACCGCCATTTCATTCATCAGCGTCGGATTCGCGAACGTCGCGCGCTGCGCAGTGAGGTGATCGCCGCGATGCGTTGCGTACGAATTGAAGTCCTCTTCGGGCAGGCCCATTTTCGTGAGGTATTCGCCCGCTGCGCTGTTCGCGAGAATCGCGTTCGATGGCGACAGGTGATCGGTCGTGATGTTGTCGCCAAGCACGGCGAGCGGCCGCATGCCCTTCAACGTGCGCTCGCCCGCCAGCGCGCCTTCCCAATACGGCGGACGGCGAATGTACGTGCTTTGCGCGCGCCAGTCGTAGAGCGGGCTGATCGGCTCGCCGCTCGCAGCCGTCACGGCGAACATCGGCTCGTAGACCTTGCGGAACTGCTCGGGTTTCACACTCTGTTTGACGATCGCGTCGATCTCGTCATCGCTCGGCCAGATGTCCTTCAGATAAACCGGCTTGCCATCGTGATCGGTGCCGAGCACATCGCGCTCGATATCGAAGCGGATCGTGCCCGCAATCGCATACGCGACGACGAGCGGCGGCGACGCGAGAAACGCCTGCTTTGCATACGGATGAATGCGGCCATCGAAGTTGCGATTGCCCGACAACACAGCCGTCGCGTACAGATCGCGATCGATGATCTCCTGCTGGATCTTCGGGTCGAGTGCGCCCGACATGCCGTTGCACGTCGTGCATGCAAACGCGACGATGCCGAAGCCGAGCTTCTCCAGATCGGGCAGCAGATTCGCTTCCTGCAAATACAGTTCGACGGCCTTCGATCCCGGTGCGAGCGACGACTTCACCCACGGCTTGCGCGTCAAACCACGCTCATTCGCATTGCGTGCCAACAACGCAGCCGCGATCACGTTGCGCGGATTGCTCGTGTTCGTGCAACTCGTGATGGCCGCGATGATGACGGCGCCATCGGGCATCTGTCCCGGCACGTCTTCCCATTTGCCCGCGATGCCGCGTTCGGCGAGGTCCGAAGTCGGCAGACGCTTGTGCGGATTCGACGGGCCCGCCATGTTGCGCACGACGGTCGACAGATCGAACCTGAGCGTGCGCTCATATTCAGCATTCTTGAGCGTATCGGCCCACAAGCCCGCCGTTTTCGCATACGTTTCGACGAGCTTCACTTGTG
This Paraburkholderia sabiae DNA region includes the following protein-coding sequences:
- a CDS encoding aldehyde dehydrogenase (NADP(+)); amino-acid sequence: MNLTGELLIGARTRRGQGAEFHAIDAASEQALPTPTYNSAQAGDVDEACTLAENAFDTYRTLAAEQRARFLDDAAARIEALGDALIERAMSESGLPRARLEGERARTANQLRMFAALVRSGDALDARIEPALPERQPPRTDLRFQRIGIGPVAVFGASNFPLAFSVAGGDTAAALAAGCPVVVKAHPAHPGTSELVGRAIQEAVRHAQLPEGVFSMLFDASYEVGAALVAHPAIKAVGFTGSRTGGRALMAIAAARAEPIPVYAEMSSVNPNLLMPAALDARAESLARDFVVSTTLGCGQFCTNPGLMLGIAGEGFERFAATAAQTLSEASAGVMLTGGILRTYESGIERFASNPAVTTLARGKAPEAGSRRAQAALFRVSAQSLLADHTLADEVFGPCSVLVECANADELRTVLNRIEGQLTITLHLDDADQQAAQSLLPILERKAGRILANGFPTGVEVCDAMVHGGPFPATSDGRSTSVGTAAIERFMRPVCYQNLPAALVPEALRDANPLGVHRRVAGRYEG
- a CDS encoding MFS transporter encodes the protein MTTPYASAQQATPVADAGTGAAQADEQRIMNLLVRRLIPFLALIYVVAYIDRSVVGFAKLHMNAAVGISDAAYGLGAGLFFIGYFLCEVPSNLALERFGARVWFARILATWGVITIAMALVNGPTSFYVLRFLLGAAEAGLYPGILYFLTKWFPMRHRARIIGLLVLAQPLAGILTGPIAGFVLSTHGVFGLSNWQTLFVLSGLPAVLLCVPTLRLLPESPVNAKWLPAADRAWIERELAADSASYGLKSHGNPLAALKDKRVLLLALLFLPFPLSIYGLSLWLPTIIKAFGVSDATTGLLSAVPYLFAVVGLCVVPRHSDRKRERYWHIVVVSGFAAITMALSAWAPSPALQFLFICLTAFSLYSIQAVVWALPGQFLTGARAAVGIATINSLANLGGYVGPYGIGLIKDATGSLAAGLYFLSATLLFAVVITFVVRASLPEPKATAR
- the prpF gene encoding 2-methylaconitate cis-trans isomerase PrpF, with protein sequence MAHAPQIKIPATYMRGGTSKGVFFRLKDLPEAAQVPGAARDALLLRVIGSPDPYGKQIDGMGGATSSTSKTVIVAKSSRPDHDVDYLFGQVSIDKPFVDWSGNCGNLSAAVGPFAISGGLVDPERVPDNGVAIVRIWQANIGKTIIAHVPMTNGAVQETGDFELDGVTFPAAEVQLEFMDPAAEEEGAGGSMFPTGNLVDDLEVPGVGTLKATMINAGIPTIFVNADAIGYTGTELQDAINGDDAALKKFETIRAHGAMRMGLIKHLDEIATRQHTPKIAFVAAPAGYVASSGKAVSGGDVDLLVRAMSMGKLHHAMMGTAAVAIGTAAAIPGTLVNLAAGGGEREAVRFGHPSGTLRVGAEAALVDGEWVVRKAVMSRSARVLMEGWIRVPGV
- the acnD gene encoding Fe/S-dependent 2-methylisocitrate dehydratase AcnD; this encodes MNTAYRKPLPGTSLDYFDTRAAVDAIQPGAYEKLPYTSRVHAENLVRRCDPATLNDSLRQIVERKRELDFPWFPARVVCHDILGQTALVDLAGLRDAIADQGGDPAKVNPVVPVQLIVDHSLAVECGGFDPDAFTKNRAIEDRRNEDRFDFINWTKKAFKNVDVIPPGNGIMHQINLERMSPVIHAADGVAYPDTLVGTDSHTPHVDALGVIAVGVGGLEAENVMLGRASWMRLPDIVGVELSGKRQPGITATDIVLALTEFLRKEKVVGAYLEFRGEGASSLTLGDRATISNMAPEYGATAAMFFIDEQTIDYLRLTGRDDAQVKLVETYAKTAGLWADTLKNAEYERTLRFDLSTVVRNMAGPSNPHKRLPTSDLAERGIAGKWEDVPGQMPDGAVIIAAITSCTNTSNPRNVIAAALLARNANERGLTRKPWVKSSLAPGSKAVELYLQEANLLPDLEKLGFGIVAFACTTCNGMSGALDPKIQQEIIDRDLYATAVLSGNRNFDGRIHPYAKQAFLASPPLVVAYAIAGTIRFDIERDVLGTDHDGKPVYLKDIWPSDDEIDAIVKQSVKPEQFRKVYEPMFAVTAASGEPISPLYDWRAQSTYIRRPPYWEGALAGERTLKGMRPLAVLGDNITTDHLSPSNAILANSAAGEYLTKMGLPEEDFNSYATHRGDHLTAQRATFANPTLMNEMAVVDGQLKKGSLARIEPEGKVTRMWEAIETYMDRKQPLIIVAGADYGQGSSRDWAAKGVRLAGVEAIVAEGFERIHRTNLIGMGVLPLEFKPGVNRLALGIDGTETYDVIGERKPRADLTLVIHRKNGERVDVPVTCRLDTAEEVSIYEAGGVLQRFAQDFLESSKAAA
- a CDS encoding dihydrodipicolinate synthase family protein — translated: MTSQTTPRYRGIFPVVPTTFTETGALDLESQKRVVDFMIDAGSDGLCILANFSEQFALSDDERETLTRTMLEHVAGRVPVIVTTSHYSSAVCTERSRRAQDQGASMVMVMPPYHGATFRVPETQIYEFYARLSDGIDIPVMIQDAPASGTVLSAAFLARMAREIEQVSYFKIETPGAAAKLRELIRLGGEAVEGPWDGEEAITLFADLNAGATGSMTGGGYPDGIRPILEFFREGKRDEAFAHYQRWLPLINHENRQTGLLAAKALMKEGGVIACESPRHPLPPMHPDTRAELIDIARKLDPLVLRWGK
- a CDS encoding MFS transporter yields the protein MDDKLTATGASAAGTTRMNFRWHVLIWLLLGGIINYMDRASLSIAAPGMIQDLGLTRTQIGLLGTVFAWTYAVMQLPAGWIIDRFGAKKAYAIGMIWWSVATWLTGVVGSISGLIVMRVLLAVGEAPCWPTSAKITAAWFPGKERGFATGVWDSSSKWGPALAPALLVALMIAFGWRSLFHVTGAFGIAFAILFLFLYRNPAQSKRLSREEFAYIEAGGGGHEHSLATSSIKWRSLFGHRSVWGMILGYFCAIWLWNLFLVFLPLYLLDRFHISLAQLGVYASIPWFGGALGEILAGWVATKLVDRGVASAMGAKRVIIVCCSLGAAVCAIALPFTQSIVMTIVLMTVGLAFIAATIGNAWALAADIAPSSMVASVSSIQNFGGYFGGAFSPVAAGFIVDRTGSYSLAFVIGGAIAGCAAVFYWFMARRPIN